Genomic segment of Patescibacteria group bacterium:
ATTGAGTGAGAGACCGGCGAATAGTGCGGTGGAACACCTTGGAGATTTCAAAATCACGACGTTTATTGCGGGTGGTTTTGCCACTTTCGCGTGAATTAAAGTGATCTTGCCCCGGGGTGCGTAAAATCAGGCGTTTCTTTTTACCCCCACTGACTTTGATCCGTTTGCTGATACTTTTGATGGTCTTAAGTTTCTTCATACATTAACTAAATTATAAACGTGTGATTCAATTATTTCTTCGGCATGAGGATAGCAGATACTTTACCACCTTGCAAGCTGACATTACTTTCTATTGTGGCGACATCGAGTAAATGGTTCATGAATTTGAGAATAACATCTTTACCGATATCAGGATGAGCTTTCTGCCGACCGCGCAAGAGCAACTCAATTTGGACTTTATTGCCTTCAGCCAGAAACTTTTTGGCTTGATTCACTCGCACCGAGACGTCATGTTCGCCAATGGTAGTCGATAAACGAATACCTTTCACCTCAGTTTTCTTCTGTTTAACCCGTTGTTTACGTTCTTTCTTGTTGGCCTCGTAACGTAATTGTCCATAATTGACTATCTTACAGACAGGTGGATTAGCCACTGGAGAGACTTCAACTAAATCTAGTTCTCGTTCATGAGCTAAACGGATCGCTTCAGCTGCACTCATAACACCAAGGACGGTACCGGCTTGATCAATGACGCGGACTTGTGGTGCGCGGATTTGTTCATTGATACGAAATTCTTTTTTT
This window contains:
- the infC gene encoding translation initiation factor IF-3, which gives rise to MSKKEFRINEQIRAPQVRVIDQAGTVLGVMSAAEAIRLAHERELDLVEVSPVANPPVCKIVNYGQLRYEANKKERKQRVKQKKTEVKGIRLSTTIGEHDVSVRVNQAKKFLAEGNKVQIELLLRGRQKAHPDIGKDVILKFMNHLLDVATIESNVSLQGGKVSAILMPKK